A genomic region of Tsukamurella pulmonis contains the following coding sequences:
- a CDS encoding enoyl-CoA hydratase produces the protein MTDAAPIRTHVADGLGVLTLGAAARRNPLSLATMREATAALERFDADPAVRVIVIRAEGPAFSAGHDLSEMVGRTLDEEREIFAACTDLMAAVHRARQPVIAQVQGMALAAGCQLVATCDLAVAAADARFSTPGVKIGLFCSTPMIPLTRAIGRKRAMQMLLTGEMINAETAVEWGLINAAVPADLLETTVTDLAQRIATSSGETLAIGKRAFYDQIDRTEPDAYAAMAEVMATNAVIPDAQEGMTAFLEKRSPVWR, from the coding sequence ATGACGGACGCCGCACCGATTCGCACGCACGTCGCCGACGGCCTGGGGGTGCTCACCCTCGGCGCCGCCGCCCGGCGCAACCCGCTCTCGCTGGCCACCATGCGGGAGGCCACCGCCGCGCTCGAGCGATTCGACGCCGACCCCGCGGTGCGGGTCATCGTGATCCGCGCCGAGGGGCCGGCGTTCTCGGCGGGGCACGACCTGAGCGAGATGGTCGGCCGCACCCTCGATGAGGAGCGTGAGATCTTCGCCGCCTGCACCGATCTCATGGCGGCGGTGCACCGCGCGCGGCAACCGGTCATCGCCCAGGTGCAGGGCATGGCGCTCGCCGCGGGCTGCCAGCTCGTCGCGACCTGCGACCTGGCGGTCGCCGCCGCCGACGCCCGCTTCTCCACTCCGGGCGTGAAGATCGGGCTGTTCTGCTCCACGCCGATGATCCCGCTCACCCGCGCGATCGGCCGCAAGCGCGCCATGCAGATGCTGCTCACGGGCGAGATGATCAACGCCGAGACCGCCGTCGAATGGGGCCTGATCAACGCCGCCGTGCCCGCGGATCTCCTGGAGACGACGGTGACCGACCTCGCGCAGCGCATCGCCACGTCCAGCGGCGAGACGCTGGCGATCGGCAAGCGCGCCTTCTACGACCAGATCGACCGCACCGAGCCGGACGCCTACGCCGCGATGGCCGAGGTGATGGCGACCAATGCGGTGATCCCCGACGCGCAGGAGGGGATGACCGCGTTCCTGGAGAAACGCTCTCCCGTCTGGCGGTGA
- a CDS encoding adenylate/guanylate cyclase domain-containing protein — protein sequence MKLPRLRADYGSILLGSADDSSRLTRVRVQLVITIGVIVANLIGVGLAIALATVGIPEPSIPWDAWWMNYLVVPAYIGIAFVLGTTIGTVRLVRSLRWSIRREEPNAAQAKAAIVGPWRLTALQALLWGVGTVVMTVGYGTIDPDLIPKIALVTGLSGVVVCAISYQITEFALRPAAAQALEAGYRARRKGRLRMRAATAWAIGSGVPILGIFLVVLFGTFRDDTSKLDIFVAVAALAAIALLTGPLISLLNIDALAAPLRVLGNAIRRVRDGETDVAVRIFDGSDMGELQAGFNEMTAGLAERERLRDLFGRHVGRDVAESALGLGVQLGGSEQVVGVLFVDVVGSTTLARQRPATEVVELLNRFFEVIVTAVEENDGLVNKFEGDAVLAVFGAPLPHPDPAGGALRAARMIAARLPAAVPDLRAGIGVSYGVVVAGNVGAIERYEFTVIGDPVNESARLSEVAKRDTSLPVASEPAIMGAREAESQHWCFADELELRGRDELTRLYAPTVSASTSTSSTNVVPPTVNSRTPAETKPDLA from the coding sequence ATGAAGCTGCCCCGGCTCCGCGCCGACTACGGGTCGATCCTCCTCGGGTCCGCCGACGACAGCTCGCGGCTGACGCGGGTGCGGGTCCAGCTGGTCATCACGATCGGCGTGATCGTCGCCAACCTGATCGGCGTGGGCCTGGCCATCGCGCTGGCCACCGTCGGCATCCCCGAGCCGTCCATCCCCTGGGACGCGTGGTGGATGAACTATCTGGTGGTCCCTGCGTACATCGGGATCGCCTTCGTCCTCGGCACGACGATCGGCACCGTCCGGCTGGTCCGCTCGCTGCGCTGGTCCATCCGGCGGGAGGAGCCGAACGCCGCGCAGGCGAAGGCCGCGATCGTCGGCCCGTGGCGGCTCACGGCCCTGCAGGCACTGCTCTGGGGCGTCGGCACGGTGGTCATGACCGTCGGCTACGGCACCATCGACCCCGATCTCATCCCGAAGATCGCACTGGTCACGGGTCTGTCCGGGGTCGTGGTGTGCGCCATCTCGTACCAGATCACGGAGTTCGCGCTGCGGCCCGCGGCGGCGCAGGCGCTGGAGGCCGGGTACCGCGCGCGCCGCAAGGGCCGGCTGCGGATGCGGGCGGCCACCGCGTGGGCCATCGGCTCCGGGGTGCCGATCCTGGGCATCTTCCTCGTGGTGCTCTTCGGCACCTTCCGCGACGACACGAGCAAGCTCGACATCTTCGTCGCCGTCGCCGCGCTGGCCGCGATCGCGCTCCTGACCGGACCGCTCATCAGCCTGCTCAACATCGACGCCCTCGCCGCACCGCTGCGCGTGCTGGGCAACGCGATCCGCCGGGTGCGCGACGGCGAGACCGACGTCGCCGTGCGGATCTTCGACGGCTCCGACATGGGCGAGCTGCAGGCGGGGTTCAACGAGATGACCGCGGGCCTGGCCGAACGGGAGCGGCTGCGCGACCTGTTCGGCCGGCACGTGGGCCGCGACGTCGCCGAGTCGGCGCTGGGGCTGGGTGTGCAGCTGGGCGGCTCCGAGCAGGTCGTGGGCGTGCTCTTCGTCGACGTCGTGGGCTCCACGACGCTGGCGCGGCAGCGCCCGGCGACCGAGGTGGTGGAACTGCTCAACCGCTTCTTCGAGGTGATCGTGACCGCCGTCGAGGAGAACGACGGCCTGGTCAACAAGTTCGAGGGCGACGCGGTGCTCGCCGTGTTCGGCGCGCCCCTTCCCCACCCGGACCCGGCGGGCGGCGCGCTGCGGGCCGCACGAATGATCGCGGCGCGGCTGCCCGCGGCCGTCCCCGATCTGCGCGCGGGCATCGGCGTCTCCTACGGCGTGGTGGTCGCGGGCAACGTGGGCGCCATCGAGCGCTACGAGTTCACAGTGATCGGCGATCCGGTCAACGAGTCCGCGCGCCTGTCCGAGGTCGCCAAGCGCGACACCTCCCTGCCCGTGGCCTCCGAGCCCGCGATCATGGGCGCCCGCGAGGCCGAATCGCAGCACTGGTGTTTCGCGGACGAGCTGGAGCTGCGCGGGCGCGACGAGCTGACCCGGCTCTACGCCCCCACGGTCTCGGCGAGCACGAGCACGTCGTCGACGAACGTGGTGCCGCCGACGGTGAACTCGCGCACCCCGGCCGAGACGAAGCCCGACTTGGCGTAG
- a CDS encoding GNAT family N-acetyltransferase: MTTTEPRVRRAAADEAAAIAALAARTFPLACPPTLAPEHIADFVATHLSETQFARHLGDPAHRVLVVDGADGPVGYALVLRGAHEEAPEALRGAPSAYLSKLYVDPEQHGGGVARALLDAVRADAAGLPVWLGVNADNARAKRFYAKSGFVSAGVREFTVGGTTFVDDVLVLAETVGA, from the coding sequence ATGACCACCACCGAGCCGCGCGTGCGGCGCGCCGCCGCCGACGAGGCCGCGGCGATCGCGGCCCTCGCCGCCCGCACCTTCCCCCTGGCGTGCCCGCCCACCCTCGCGCCCGAGCACATCGCGGACTTCGTGGCGACCCACCTCAGCGAGACCCAGTTCGCCCGGCACCTGGGCGATCCCGCGCACCGCGTCCTCGTCGTCGACGGTGCGGACGGCCCCGTCGGGTACGCCCTGGTGCTGCGCGGCGCGCACGAGGAGGCGCCGGAGGCGCTGCGCGGGGCACCGTCGGCCTACCTGTCCAAGCTCTACGTCGACCCGGAGCAGCACGGCGGCGGGGTGGCGCGCGCCCTGCTCGACGCGGTCCGCGCCGACGCGGCGGGCCTGCCCGTGTGGCTCGGCGTCAACGCCGACAACGCCCGGGCGAAGCGGTTCTACGCCAAGTCGGGCTTCGTCTCGGCCGGGGTGCGCGAGTTCACCGTCGGCGGCACCACGTTCGTCGACGACGTGCTCGTGCTCGCCGAGACCGTGGGGGCGTAG
- a CDS encoding RNA-binding S4 domain-containing protein, translating into MRVDAWLWAVRLTKTRSAAATACRGGHVRVNGATAKPAQHIVVGDEVRLRLGGRERIVEVATLIPKRVGAPIAATCYLDHSPPPPPREIVLSMPQRDRGAGRPTKRERRETDRLLGRE; encoded by the coding sequence GTGCGGGTCGACGCCTGGCTGTGGGCGGTGCGGCTGACCAAGACGCGGTCGGCCGCCGCCACCGCCTGTCGCGGCGGGCACGTGCGCGTCAACGGCGCCACCGCCAAACCCGCGCAGCACATCGTGGTGGGCGACGAGGTGCGCCTGCGGCTGGGCGGCCGGGAGCGGATCGTCGAGGTCGCCACGCTGATCCCCAAGCGCGTGGGCGCGCCGATCGCCGCCACCTGCTACCTCGACCACAGCCCGCCCCCGCCGCCGCGGGAGATCGTGCTGTCCATGCCCCAGCGCGACCGCGGCGCCGGCCGCCCCACCAAGCGCGAGCGGCGCGAGACCGACAGACTCCTGGGGAGAGAATGA
- a CDS encoding SixA phosphatase family protein, producing MTVLALLRHGEAPLSVPDEARPISAHGREQAARSAAWLAEQGLEPGHALVSSARRTVETFHATGLRCPMTATDALYECPGRRILDEINGVPGDVAVLLVVAHFPGLPEAAAQLDPAAEPPSFTPGTVVLLDLDDGPAAPGSGRLRSWYTP from the coding sequence ATGACGGTGCTGGCACTGCTGCGACACGGAGAAGCGCCCCTGTCGGTCCCCGACGAGGCCCGCCCGATCAGCGCGCACGGGCGCGAACAGGCCGCGCGGTCCGCCGCCTGGCTCGCGGAGCAGGGGCTCGAGCCGGGGCACGCGCTGGTCTCGTCCGCGCGGCGCACCGTCGAGACCTTCCACGCCACCGGTCTGCGCTGCCCGATGACCGCCACCGACGCGCTCTACGAGTGCCCGGGCCGCCGGATCCTCGACGAGATCAACGGCGTCCCGGGCGATGTGGCGGTGCTGCTCGTGGTGGCGCACTTCCCCGGCCTGCCGGAGGCCGCCGCGCAGCTCGATCCCGCCGCCGAGCCGCCCTCGTTCACGCCCGGCACCGTCGTCCTGCTCGACCTCGACGACGGCCCGGCGGCGCCCGGTTCGGGGCGGCTGCGGTCCTGGTACACCCCGTAG
- a CDS encoding SixA phosphatase family protein: MDTLILLRHGKSAYPDKVKDHDRPLAPRGVRQAGLAGKAIRRFGHTVDLVLCSTAERARATLEQAAIDAPVRYLPDLYGATGAEILAIVEAERGDHATVLVVGHDPGLPEAAQILDPTFTFAKFPTSAFTVVREGRAELHIPR, encoded by the coding sequence ATGGACACCCTGATCCTGCTGCGGCACGGCAAGTCCGCGTACCCCGACAAGGTGAAGGATCACGATAGGCCGCTCGCCCCGCGCGGCGTCCGGCAGGCCGGCCTCGCTGGCAAGGCGATCCGCCGGTTCGGCCACACGGTGGACCTGGTGCTGTGCTCGACCGCGGAGCGCGCCCGCGCGACTCTGGAGCAGGCGGCGATCGACGCGCCGGTGCGGTACCTGCCGGATCTGTACGGCGCGACGGGCGCGGAGATCCTCGCCATCGTCGAGGCCGAGCGGGGTGATCACGCGACGGTGCTGGTCGTCGGGCACGACCCCGGCCTGCCCGAGGCCGCCCAGATCCTCGACCCCACGTTCACCTTCGCCAAGTTCCCCACCTCGGCGTTCACGGTCGTCCGGGAAGGCCGCGCGGAGCTGCACATCCCTCGCTAA
- a CDS encoding VOC family protein translates to MSIELNHTIVAATDNLETARFLTELLGLEDPVDVGGGHFQQVRLANDVVLDVMTVAAPIHPQHYAFLVSEQEFDEIFARITERGLGFWAQPDGSGVGEVNHRFGGRGVYFRSPDGHALEALTAA, encoded by the coding sequence ATGAGCATCGAACTGAACCACACCATCGTCGCCGCCACCGACAACCTCGAGACCGCGCGGTTCCTCACCGAACTGCTCGGTCTCGAGGATCCCGTGGACGTCGGGGGAGGCCACTTCCAGCAGGTGCGCCTCGCCAACGACGTGGTCCTCGACGTCATGACCGTGGCCGCGCCGATCCATCCGCAGCACTACGCCTTCCTCGTCTCCGAGCAGGAGTTCGACGAGATCTTCGCGCGGATCACCGAGCGGGGCCTCGGCTTCTGGGCGCAGCCCGACGGTTCCGGCGTCGGCGAGGTCAACCACCGCTTCGGCGGTCGTGGTGTCTACTTCCGCTCTCCCGACGGCCACGCCCTCGAGGCCCTCACCGCCGCCTGA
- a CDS encoding dienelactone hydrolase family protein: MPAQLHYTLHDPFRRPGSVESVLRSVAEAGAVGEFLQYPGAGHLFTDPSLPEEFDGAAAEVFWDAVLRFVGAQIRS, encoded by the coding sequence GTGCCGGCCCAGCTGCACTACACGCTGCACGACCCCTTCCGTCGACCCGGTTCGGTGGAATCGGTACTGCGATCGGTGGCGGAGGCGGGCGCGGTCGGCGAATTCCTGCAGTACCCCGGGGCCGGTCACCTCTTCACAGATCCCTCACTGCCCGAGGAGTTCGACGGTGCGGCCGCAGAGGTCTTCTGGGACGCGGTGCTGCGTTTCGTCGGCGCCCAGATACGGTCGTGA
- a CDS encoding TIGR03086 family metal-binding protein, whose product MTNAATDPRPAYAAVSAWMQSLLAGVTEGQLADPTPCDEFDVRTLARHLNAVGMRSVALAEVATVEGQPFLADEYDATTYGALRERALAAWDAAPLDREVTVPWGVVPGFAALGMYVNETLVHGWDLAVATGQPAEFPEPAVPEGVLAVVKSVLPADVRGGDMPFGPVVEPREGAGPTERLANWNGHRWTAS is encoded by the coding sequence ATGACCAACGCAGCCACAGATCCCCGCCCCGCCTACGCCGCCGTCTCCGCCTGGATGCAGTCCCTGCTCGCCGGCGTCACGGAGGGCCAGCTCGCCGACCCCACTCCGTGCGACGAGTTCGACGTCCGCACGCTCGCGCGGCACCTCAACGCCGTCGGCATGCGCTCCGTCGCGCTGGCCGAGGTCGCCACCGTCGAGGGGCAGCCCTTCCTCGCCGACGAGTACGACGCCACCACCTACGGGGCGCTGCGCGAGCGGGCGCTCGCGGCGTGGGACGCCGCCCCGCTCGACCGCGAGGTCACCGTGCCCTGGGGCGTCGTCCCCGGCTTCGCCGCGCTGGGCATGTACGTCAACGAGACCCTTGTGCACGGCTGGGACCTCGCGGTCGCGACGGGACAGCCCGCCGAATTCCCGGAGCCGGCGGTGCCCGAGGGCGTGCTCGCGGTGGTGAAGTCCGTGCTGCCCGCCGACGTCCGGGGCGGCGACATGCCCTTCGGCCCCGTCGTCGAGCCGCGCGAGGGCGCCGGCCCCACCGAGCGCCTCGCCAACTGGAACGGCCACCGCTGGACCGCGTCGTGA
- a CDS encoding helix-turn-helix transcriptional regulator, translating into MRADRLLSVLMLLRHRGTMTAAQLAAELEVSTRTVLRDVEALGTAGVPVYTDRGRGGGISLLPGYRTDLTGLTLDEAKALLAGAPDSPAFANAMRKVAAALPEAHRREATAAAQRIHVRPDGFARAPEPDPFLGELQRAVIDGLRVRAVYRPRGGTAAERVLDPVGLVHAGQAWYLMALRDGERRTYRTSRFSSVTVLSEPARRPAEVDLAAEFESSRASFRSGHEGVRVSVSADEYGWTKLAVFGTIVTPPGPDGAGVLAFSDVGRAIWTLWSALPHVRVHGPSDIRDVLRAKLAEASVALDE; encoded by the coding sequence ATGCGCGCCGACCGCCTCCTGTCCGTCCTCATGCTGCTGCGCCACCGCGGCACCATGACGGCTGCGCAACTCGCCGCGGAGCTCGAGGTCTCGACCCGGACCGTGCTGCGCGATGTCGAGGCGCTCGGGACCGCCGGCGTCCCCGTCTACACCGACCGCGGCCGCGGCGGCGGCATCAGCCTGCTCCCCGGCTACCGCACCGACCTCACGGGCCTCACCCTCGACGAGGCGAAGGCGCTGCTCGCCGGGGCGCCGGACTCCCCCGCGTTCGCGAACGCGATGCGCAAGGTCGCCGCGGCGCTGCCGGAGGCGCACCGTCGGGAGGCGACCGCCGCCGCCCAGCGGATCCATGTGCGCCCCGACGGTTTCGCCCGCGCGCCCGAACCCGACCCGTTCCTCGGCGAATTGCAGCGCGCCGTGATCGACGGGCTGCGCGTGCGCGCCGTCTACCGACCGCGGGGCGGCACCGCGGCGGAACGGGTGCTCGACCCCGTCGGCCTCGTGCACGCCGGGCAGGCCTGGTACCTGATGGCCCTGCGCGACGGCGAGCGGCGCACCTACCGCACGTCGCGCTTCTCGAGCGTGACAGTGCTCTCCGAGCCCGCGCGGCGTCCCGCCGAGGTGGACCTCGCCGCCGAGTTCGAATCCTCCCGCGCGTCCTTCCGGTCCGGGCACGAGGGCGTGCGGGTGTCCGTCAGCGCGGACGAGTACGGCTGGACCAAGCTGGCCGTGTTCGGCACGATCGTCACGCCGCCCGGGCCCGACGGTGCCGGCGTCCTCGCCTTCAGCGACGTCGGCCGCGCGATCTGGACGCTGTGGAGCGCGCTGCCGCATGTGCGCGTGCACGGCCCGTCCGACATCCGGGACGTGCTGCGCGCCAAGCTCGCCGAGGCGTCCGTCGCGCTCGACGAGTAG
- a CDS encoding YccF domain-containing protein, whose translation MRTILNIIWLVFCGFWMAVGYAVAGIICCLLIVTIPFGLASFRIANYALWPFGRTVVDRPDAGAASLIGNIIWLLVAGIWLAIGHIVTGIALCLTIIGIPMAVANFKMIRLSLLPLGSEIVPA comes from the coding sequence ATGAGGACGATTCTGAACATCATCTGGCTGGTGTTCTGCGGGTTCTGGATGGCCGTGGGTTACGCGGTCGCCGGGATCATCTGCTGCCTGCTGATCGTGACCATCCCGTTCGGGCTGGCGTCGTTCCGCATCGCCAACTACGCGCTGTGGCCGTTCGGGCGGACCGTCGTGGACCGGCCGGACGCGGGCGCGGCCTCGCTGATCGGCAACATCATCTGGCTGCTCGTCGCGGGGATCTGGCTGGCCATCGGGCACATCGTCACCGGCATCGCACTGTGCCTGACCATCATCGGCATCCCGATGGCCGTCGCGAACTTCAAGATGATCCGCCTCTCACTGCTGCCGCTGGGCAGCGAGATCGTCCCGGCCTGA
- a CDS encoding FadR/GntR family transcriptional regulator — protein sequence MSTNDGAGRISRTDDAILKLKAMITDGELPAGSRLPREADLAARLGLSRNSLREAIRALAMLRILDVRQGDGTYVTSLEPTLLLDTMGFVVDFQQEDSVLHFFEVRRILEPAATAMATHRISDDKLAVLERTLSLGGPDASVETLVQQDILFHQTIAEASGNPVLRALIAGLSAPTLRARIWRGYDESGARSRTMEEHRQIYDALVAGQADVACACATVHIAGVEGFLRRAMAQDGAGA from the coding sequence ATGTCGACCAACGACGGTGCCGGCCGGATCTCGCGGACCGATGACGCGATCCTCAAGCTCAAGGCCATGATCACCGACGGCGAGCTGCCCGCGGGCAGCCGCCTGCCCCGCGAGGCCGACCTGGCCGCCCGGCTCGGGCTCTCGCGCAACTCCCTGCGGGAGGCCATCCGCGCCCTGGCGATGCTGCGCATTCTCGACGTCCGGCAGGGCGACGGGACCTATGTCACGAGTCTCGAACCCACGTTGCTGCTCGATACGATGGGCTTCGTCGTCGACTTCCAGCAGGAGGATTCGGTGCTGCACTTCTTCGAGGTGCGGCGGATACTGGAGCCCGCGGCCACCGCGATGGCCACCCATCGGATCAGTGATGACAAGCTCGCGGTGCTGGAGCGGACCCTGTCGCTCGGCGGGCCCGATGCCTCGGTGGAAACTCTTGTGCAGCAGGACATCCTCTTCCACCAGACCATCGCGGAGGCCTCCGGTAACCCGGTACTGCGCGCCCTCATCGCCGGCCTGTCCGCGCCCACGCTCCGAGCGCGGATCTGGCGTGGCTACGACGAGTCCGGGGCCCGCTCGCGCACGATGGAGGAGCACCGGCAGATCTACGACGCGCTGGTCGCCGGGCAGGCCGACGTGGCGTGCGCCTGCGCCACGGTGCACATCGCCGGCGTCGAGGGCTTCCTGCGGCGGGCGATGGCGCAGGACGGTGCCGGCGCGTAG
- a CDS encoding aldo/keto reductase, with the protein MSTARAVDRAFGRGGLRVAPLSFGAAAIGNLYAEVADDEATDAVHTALAEGIDYFDTAPHYGLGLSERRLGTALGDRSDVVVSTKVGRVLRPGTGTVAQDSEGFAVAADVERVWDFSRDGVLRSIEESLRRLGRDHIDVVYVHDPDEHFAAAMDGAFPALDELRRQGVISSYGAGMNQSAMLTRFVRETDLDVVLVAGRYTVLDGGAAEDLLPACLERDVSVAAGGVFNSGISASAEPGSDATYDYLPASPAILDRARRLAALCREYGTTLPHAAVHFPLRHPAVRTVLVGMRSPGEVRTDLGLLRTPPPEELWAALEATS; encoded by the coding sequence ATGAGCACGGCGCGCGCAGTGGACCGCGCGTTCGGACGCGGGGGACTGCGCGTGGCCCCGCTGTCCTTCGGTGCCGCCGCGATCGGCAACCTGTACGCCGAGGTCGCCGACGACGAGGCGACGGACGCCGTGCACACCGCCCTCGCGGAGGGGATCGACTACTTCGACACCGCGCCGCACTACGGCCTGGGCCTCTCGGAGCGCAGGCTCGGCACGGCGCTGGGGGACCGGTCCGATGTCGTCGTCTCCACCAAGGTCGGCCGGGTTCTGCGACCGGGGACCGGCACCGTCGCACAGGATTCCGAGGGCTTCGCCGTCGCGGCCGACGTGGAGCGGGTGTGGGACTTCAGCCGCGACGGCGTCCTGCGATCGATCGAGGAGAGCCTGCGCCGGCTGGGGCGCGACCACATCGACGTGGTCTACGTGCACGATCCCGACGAGCACTTCGCCGCGGCGATGGACGGCGCGTTCCCCGCCCTCGACGAGTTGCGCCGGCAGGGCGTGATCTCCTCGTACGGGGCGGGGATGAACCAGTCGGCGATGCTGACCCGGTTCGTGCGGGAGACCGATCTGGACGTCGTTCTCGTCGCGGGCCGGTACACGGTGCTCGACGGCGGTGCCGCCGAGGACCTGCTCCCGGCCTGCCTGGAGCGGGACGTCTCGGTCGCCGCCGGTGGCGTCTTCAACTCCGGGATCAGTGCCTCGGCGGAACCCGGGAGCGACGCCACCTACGACTACCTCCCCGCGTCACCGGCGATCCTCGACCGGGCGCGCCGCCTCGCGGCGCTGTGCCGCGAGTACGGGACCACGCTGCCGCACGCCGCGGTGCACTTCCCGCTCCGGCATCCCGCGGTGCGTACGGTGCTGGTCGGGATGCGCTCGCCGGGGGAGGTCCGCACCGATCTCGGCCTGCTGCGGACCCCGCCGCCGGAGGAGCTGTGGGCGGCCCTGGAGGCCACGTCATGA